Part of the Eikenella corrodens genome is shown below.
CTGCTGCGCCAGCATCCGGCGGAAGCGGATCACGGCAAGGGCGGTGAAGAGGATGCCGGACACGGCGGTGATGGCTACGCGGTGTCGGATTACGCTCCAGCCGGCGCCCCGGAAGATGATGTCTTTGGAGAGGGCGGTGAATTGGGTCATGGGCGAGAGCTCGGAAAGGCTGCGCAGCCAGGGCGGCAGGTTTTCGATGGGCGAGGTGCTGCCGGAGAGCAGGAATACGGCGATATACACGATGATGCACAGCAGGCTGAACTGCGGCATGGTGGGCGCCTGGGTGGCGAGCAGCACGCCGAGCCCGGCCATGGCAAACAGATACACGGCCTCGCAGAACACGAAGAGCGCCAGCGAGCCGTTAATCGGCACGCCCACGGCATGGTGCACCACCAACAGCAGCGAGAGCAGGGAGGAAACCAGGATAATCAGGCCGTTGGCCAGAATTTTGGCCATCACGATTTCGTTCGCGTCCACCGGCATCACCAACAAATGCTCAATCGTGCCGTGTTCGCGCTCGCGGATCACGGCCGCGCCCACCAGCAGGATGGTGAGCAGGGTGGCGTTGCCCACCAGTTGGTTGAGCGGCATAAACCATTCGCTGCGCAGGTTTTCGTTGAACAGCACGTTCACCACCGGCTCGAAGGGCGCGGCGTTGCCGTGCCGCCCCAGGTAGGCCGCCGTTTCGCGGTTCACGATTTGGCCGATGTACACCGAGCCCACGCCGGCCTGCGACATGGCGGTGGCGTCCACCAATAATTGCAGCTCGGGGCGTTTGCCGGCCAGAAGGTCGGCGGTGTAGTCGGGCGGGATAACCAGCACGAAGCTGTATTCGCCCAAATCCATGGCGCGGTCGATGCGGCTGCCGTCGATGTCGTCCACCTGTTTGAACTGCGGGGCGATCATGGCATCGCGGATGCGGTAGGTGAGTGCGCTGCGGTCTTGGTCGTAGACGGCCAGCGCGGCGTTTTTCACTTCGGTGGTCACGTTTTGCGACACGGAATACACGGAAAAGCTGAACATAAACACCAACAGCGCAAACAGCGCGTAATCGGTGAAGAAACTGCGGATTTCCTTGCCGCCCAGATGCCAAACGTTGCTTATCCATTGGCGCATATCATTTCTCCTGCTTTTTCAAAAGCAGCCCGGCAGCGAGCCAATAGGCGGCGAAAAACAGCAGCAGCGTGCCGCACAGCGTATCCACATCGCGCCAGCCCAGGCCTTTGGTGATAACGCCCAGGCTGATGGTTTGAAACCAGCTGGTGGGGCTGAAGATGCCGATCCACTTGCCGGCACCGCTCAAGGTGGATGCCGGATAAATCATGCCGGAGAAATCCAGCGCCGGAATCATGGCCAGAATCGCTGCCGCGAAAATGGCCGCCACCTGCGTGTGCACGAAGGTGGACACCAACAGCCCGAAGCCGGTGGAGGCGGACACGAAGCACAGCACGCCTGCCGTGAGCGCGATAAACGAGCCTTTCAGCGGTACGCCCAGCCCGAACACCACCACGCCGAGCAGCACCAGATAACTCAAGAACGAGAGCAGCACATAGGGCAGCTGCTTGCCGAAAAGATATTGGAAGGAGGAAGCGGGCGAACTGTAGAGGTTCATGATGGAGCCGATTTCTTTTTCGCGCACCACGGACAGGGCGGTGAGCATGGCGGGAATCATCATCAGCGAAAGCATTAAAAAGCCGGGCGTGAGCGCGTTGATGCTTTTGAAGGTGGGGTTGTAGATGAAGCGGGTTTGCAGGCCGCCGCCGGTGTCGATGCGGATGCCACGTTCGCGGTAGAGCTCGGCCATATAGCGGTTGAGGATGCCTTGGGCGTAGCCGCTGAGGTTTTCGCCCACAAACGGCCACGAGCCGTCGAAATAGAAAGCCAGCTGCGGGCGGCGGCCGAGCGTGAGGTCTTTGCCGAAGCCGGGCGGGATTTCAATCACCATGCGCGCGCTGCCGTTGGTGAGCACGGCGTTGATGTCGCTGCGGGCGGCGAGGCTGGCGCGCTGGCGGAAGTAGGACGAGCCGTCGAACTCCTGCGTCAGCTCGCGGCTGTAGTGGCTTTGGTCTTGGTCGAGCACGGCGAAGTCCATTTCGTTTACGTCGAACGACACGCCGAGGCTACCTGAAATCAGATACACCAAGGGGCCCAGCAGGGCAAACATCAGGCGGATGCGGTCGCGCAGCAGTTCTTTGCCTTCGCGGCGGGCGAAGGTGAATACGGCGGAAAGCCAATAGAGCAGGCCGGATGGGGCGGCATGGTTTTCAGGTAGCCCTTTGGTTTCAGGTAGCCTTTGGTTTTCAGGTAGCCTTTGGTTTTCAGGTAGCCTTTCCGCCGCTTCGGCGGCTTCGTCTTGCTCCAAATAGCGGATAAACGCTTCTTCCAGCGTATCGGCGTGTTGGCGGCGGCGCAGTTCTTCCGGTTCGCCCACGGCCAGCACGCGGCCGCGGTGCATCAGCGAGATGCGGTCGCAGCGGGCGGCTTCGTTCATGAAGTGGGTGGAGACGAAAATGGTTACACGCTCTTCCCGCGCCATGCGGAACAGGTATTGCCAAAACATATCGCGCGCGGCGGGATCGACGCCGGAGGTGGGCTCGTCCAAAATCAACACTTGCGGGCGGTGCAGGCAGGCGGCGGCCAGTTGCAGACGCTGGCGTACGCCCAAGGGCAGGGCGGCGGGGGTGGCGTCGGCCAGGTCGGCCAGTTCGAATTGTTGCAACACGGCTTCGATGGCGGCGTTGCTCTTTTCGCCCAGCCGGTACAGCCTTGCGTGCAGCACCAGGTTTTGCCGCACACTCAGCTCTTCATACAGCGAAAATGCCTGCGACATATAGCCCACGCGCTGGCGCACGGCGGTGCTGCCCGCATCGATTG
Proteins encoded:
- a CDS encoding ABC transporter permease, translated to MRQWISNVWHLGGKEIRSFFTDYALFALLVFMFSFSVYSVSQNVTTEVKNAALAVYDQDRSALTYRIRDAMIAPQFKQVDDIDGSRIDRAMDLGEYSFVLVIPPDYTADLLAGKRPELQLLVDATAMSQAGVGSVYIGQIVNRETAAYLGRHGNAAPFEPVVNVLFNENLRSEWFMPLNQLVGNATLLTILLVGAAVIREREHGTIEHLLVMPVDANEIVMAKILANGLIILVSSLLSLLLVVHHAVGVPINGSLALFVFCEAVYLFAMAGLGVLLATQAPTMPQFSLLCIIVYIAVFLLSGSTSPIENLPPWLRSLSELSPMTQFTALSKDIIFRGAGWSVIRHRVAITAVSGILFTALAVIRFRRMLAQQN
- the rbbA gene encoding ribosome-associated ATPase/putative transporter RbbA — protein: MPNAIEISQLSHAYGKVQALRGVSIAIARGSTVGLIGPDGVGKSTLLSLIAGVRTLQSGEVRVLGHNVAHKSEREALLPRIAFMPQGLGKNLYPTLSVYENIDFHARLFGLNKHQRKQHIERLMLSTGLAPFADRAAGKLSGGMKQKLSLCCALVHNPDLLILDEPTTGVDPLSRRQFWTLVRELRAENPGMTVLVATAYIDEAEQFDYLLAMDDGQILAHGRTQEILAQSGCATLEQAYIKMLPEGKQTHWDDSQLPPFIPDDSLPPAMEAHNLSKRFGNFTAVNHVSFRIRQGEIFGFLGSNGCGKSTTMKMLTGLLDASEGEATLLGEPIDAGSTAVRQRVGYMSQAFSLYEELSVRQNLVLHARLYRLGEKSNAAIEAVLQQFELADLADATPAALPLGVRQRLQLAAACLHRPQVLILDEPTSGVDPAARDMFWQYLFRMAREERVTIFVSTHFMNEAARCDRISLMHRGRVLAVGEPEELRRRQHADTLEEAFIRYLEQDEAAEAAERLPENQRLPENQRLPETKGLPENHAAPSGLLYWLSAVFTFARREGKELLRDRIRLMFALLGPLVYLISGSLGVSFDVNEMDFAVLDQDQSHYSRELTQEFDGSSYFRQRASLAARSDINAVLTNGSARMVIEIPPGFGKDLTLGRRPQLAFYFDGSWPFVGENLSGYAQGILNRYMAELYRERGIRIDTGGGLQTRFIYNPTFKSINALTPGFLMLSLMMIPAMLTALSVVREKEIGSIMNLYSSPASSFQYLFGKQLPYVLLSFLSYLVLLGVVVFGLGVPLKGSFIALTAGVLCFVSASTGFGLLVSTFVHTQVAAIFAAAILAMIPALDFSGMIYPASTLSGAGKWIGIFSPTSWFQTISLGVITKGLGWRDVDTLCGTLLLFFAAYWLAAGLLLKKQEK